A part of Actinobaculum sp. 313 genomic DNA contains:
- a CDS encoding DJ-1/PfpI family protein, protein MTEGQDIRHSWTHADASAAASAGRRTDINIVLYEGFTALDVFGPVEVLGDVEDFRLRYVSLAGGIVTNRQLIRLETEALDTVARGQIVLVPGGLGSRKIIKDARFIAALRQLVDEADYVLCVCTGSALVAETGVLNGRKATTNTRAFHWVADGHPAVEWVRGVRWVADGKYYTSAGVSAGIDMALGFVGDRYGLAAARDIAERMEYRWVE, encoded by the coding sequence GTGACGGAGGGGCAGGATATTCGGCACTCGTGGACGCACGCCGATGCCTCAGCGGCGGCTTCAGCGGGGCGTCGCACTGATATCAATATCGTGCTGTACGAAGGTTTCACGGCACTGGACGTGTTCGGACCGGTTGAAGTGCTGGGTGACGTCGAAGACTTCCGCCTGCGCTATGTTTCGCTTGCGGGCGGCATTGTTACCAACCGCCAGTTGATTCGCTTGGAAACAGAGGCGCTGGATACAGTGGCGCGCGGCCAGATTGTGTTGGTTCCGGGAGGCCTTGGCAGCCGGAAGATCATCAAAGATGCGCGCTTCATTGCCGCGTTGCGGCAGCTGGTGGACGAAGCAGACTACGTACTGTGTGTCTGCACGGGGTCGGCTCTGGTGGCGGAAACTGGTGTGCTCAACGGCCGAAAGGCGACTACGAATACGAGAGCCTTCCACTGGGTGGCGGATGGACATCCGGCGGTGGAGTGGGTTCGCGGTGTTCGCTGGGTGGCCGACGGAAAGTACTACACTTCGGCGGGTGTTTCCGCGGGTATTGACATGGCCTTGGGCTTTGTCGGTGATCGTTATGGGCTCGCGGCGGCGCGGGACATCGCTGAGCGAATGGAGTATCGATGGGTCGAGTGA
- a CDS encoding PfkB family carbohydrate kinase: protein MGRVIHTGQVVIDLTLRLKALPEPGGDVFADDADMHAGGGYNVLYAARQLKVETVFAGTTGSGPFTEVAVEELSAIGVRHVGAYVPGDLGYCVAITDANAERTFISIRGAETRDPLDAFDALAFEADDVLYISGYSLENSGNRRSLERLVERLTGTVPCRVVFDVSPVVGEAPLEALEKISGLHPLWSVNEREAAILAQRLGIEEAGEAASSGSDAVVAPEATRARALSSRLGEVLVRAGSLGAWYCVDGGEAVHFPPLPVQAVDSNGAGDAHSGVLCAALARGMDLAEALRWANVAGALSTTAYGPATCPSEARIREAVGLLR from the coding sequence ATGGGTCGAGTGATTCATACCGGACAGGTTGTTATTGACTTGACGCTGCGGTTGAAGGCGTTGCCGGAACCGGGCGGTGACGTGTTTGCCGACGACGCCGACATGCACGCCGGAGGAGGCTACAACGTGCTGTACGCCGCACGGCAGCTCAAAGTGGAGACGGTGTTTGCCGGGACTACGGGATCGGGACCGTTCACCGAGGTGGCGGTTGAGGAGCTTTCGGCTATCGGTGTGCGGCATGTGGGTGCGTATGTGCCGGGTGACCTCGGCTATTGCGTGGCAATCACGGATGCGAATGCCGAGCGGACATTCATCTCCATCCGGGGCGCCGAGACCCGCGACCCGCTTGACGCCTTTGACGCCTTGGCGTTCGAAGCGGACGACGTGCTGTATATCAGCGGTTACTCCCTGGAGAACTCCGGGAATCGCAGGTCATTGGAACGTTTGGTGGAACGGTTGACGGGAACTGTGCCCTGCCGCGTGGTTTTCGATGTGTCTCCGGTGGTCGGCGAGGCACCGCTTGAGGCCTTGGAGAAAATCTCCGGACTGCATCCGCTGTGGTCGGTGAACGAACGTGAAGCAGCGATTTTGGCACAGCGCCTGGGGATCGAGGAGGCTGGGGAAGCGGCATCGAGCGGTAGCGATGCAGTGGTGGCACCGGAGGCGACTCGGGCACGGGCGTTATCGTCCCGGTTGGGGGAAGTGCTTGTGCGGGCCGGCTCTTTGGGAGCATGGTACTGCGTCGACGGCGGGGAAGCGGTTCACTTCCCGCCGTTGCCCGTTCAGGCGGTGGATTCGAACGGTGCCGGGGATGCGCACTCGGGAGTGCTGTGCGCGGCTCTGGCACGTGGCATGGACCTGGCGGAGGCCCTGCGCTGGGCGAATGTGGCCGGCGCGCTTTCCACCACCGCCTATGGCCCGGCTACCTGCCCGAGTGAGGCACGCATCCGCGAGGCAGTTGGACTGCTGCGGTGA
- a CDS encoding alpha-amylase family protein: MARIPLGALGAPIRNRPAEAAPEVTHRFAHLEAWLDYAIELGCSGIILGPIFDSISHGYDTLDHFRIDPRLGDDADFDHFVSACQQRGLSLMLDGVFNHVAATHPRADELVSDSSGWEGHSELVTLDHSSETIRALVTDVMLHWLRRGIAGWRLDVAYSVPTDFWRDVTQRVRSEFPRALFLGEVIHGDYAGFIRESTLDTLTQYELWKAIWSSLKEANFWELEWTLRRHNELLETFIPQTFIGNHDVTRIATEVGEEKAALAAAILFTLPGMPSVYYGDEQGFRGRKLESYHADDEIRTPLPASPAELYPHGQWMYRLYQELIGLRRRHHWLANGRVEVVGKDNLWIEYTIHPSDGTSGGLRVRVQLDPRPEVWIVDDVDLPEATAAPWDAARASPFHWAGA; encoded by the coding sequence GTGGCACGTATACCCCTCGGTGCGCTCGGCGCCCCCATTCGGAATCGCCCAGCAGAAGCAGCCCCAGAAGTCACACACCGGTTTGCACACTTGGAGGCGTGGCTCGACTACGCCATCGAACTCGGCTGCTCCGGCATCATCCTCGGCCCAATCTTTGACTCTATATCCCATGGGTATGACACCCTCGACCACTTCCGGATTGACCCGCGCCTGGGCGATGACGCCGATTTCGACCACTTCGTCAGCGCGTGCCAGCAACGGGGGCTATCTCTTATGCTCGACGGCGTTTTCAACCATGTGGCAGCCACCCATCCACGCGCGGACGAACTGGTCTCTGACTCCTCCGGCTGGGAGGGACACAGCGAACTCGTCACTCTTGACCACTCCAGCGAAACAATCCGCGCACTGGTCACGGACGTCATGCTTCACTGGCTTCGCCGCGGAATCGCCGGCTGGCGGCTCGACGTCGCCTATTCCGTACCTACCGACTTCTGGCGCGATGTTACGCAGCGAGTGCGATCTGAATTCCCCCGTGCGTTATTCCTCGGGGAAGTCATCCACGGTGACTACGCAGGGTTCATACGCGAAAGCACTCTTGACACACTCACCCAGTACGAACTGTGGAAGGCAATCTGGAGTTCACTCAAAGAGGCCAACTTCTGGGAACTGGAATGGACGTTGCGGCGCCACAACGAACTGCTAGAAACCTTCATCCCGCAAACCTTCATCGGCAATCACGACGTCACACGTATTGCTACCGAGGTAGGAGAGGAGAAAGCGGCATTAGCCGCAGCAATCCTCTTCACTCTACCCGGCATGCCCTCCGTATACTACGGGGACGAGCAGGGTTTCCGAGGCCGCAAGTTGGAAAGCTACCACGCCGACGACGAAATCCGCACCCCCTTGCCCGCATCGCCCGCCGAGCTCTACCCACACGGCCAGTGGATGTATCGGCTCTATCAGGAACTCATCGGCTTACGGCGGCGCCATCACTGGCTCGCAAACGGTCGAGTTGAGGTAGTCGGCAAAGATAACCTGTGGATCGAGTACACGATCCATCCGTCCGATGGCACCAGCGGGGGCCTACGGGTGCGCGTCCAACTCGACCCACGCCCCGAAGTCTGGATTGTCGACGACGTCGACCTGCCCGAGGCAACCGCAGCACCGTGGGATGCCGCTCGCGCATCCCCCTTCCACTGGGCAGGTGCCTGA